From the Candidatus Nomurabacteria bacterium genome, one window contains:
- the aspS gene encoding aspartate--tRNA(Asn) ligase, producing MDLRKPEKTKIFKVWTELEKGFRKYWDENGYTQLYSPSFMSTPSETGAEVFEVNYFDRKAYLAQSPQFYKQMGIASGFERVFIAGPVFRAEESFTTRHMTEFTGWDFEIGFIDSHHDVMDQEEGMIVSGFENLKAKFPELDITVPSIPFPRIKMTEAKEILSKEGIASSEDHDLSPEEERAICEYVKKEHNHEFVFITDYHKSKSAFYHMRLEEGSDRSRRADLLFRGIEITTLAQREHRIDILEAQAKEKGMSLEALSDYLNFFRYGCPPHGGAGIGPGRLIMKILDLPNVREATYLPRDVKRLNP from the coding sequence ATAGACCTACGTAAGCCAGAAAAAACAAAAATATTTAAAGTTTGGACTGAGCTCGAAAAAGGTTTCAGAAAATATTGGGATGAAAATGGGTATACCCAGCTCTACTCACCATCTTTTATGTCTACACCGTCTGAAACTGGAGCAGAAGTTTTCGAGGTAAATTATTTTGACCGCAAGGCATACCTCGCACAATCTCCACAATTCTACAAACAAATGGGAATTGCATCTGGTTTTGAGCGCGTATTTATCGCAGGTCCAGTATTTAGAGCAGAAGAATCTTTCACAACTCGTCATATGACAGAGTTCACTGGCTGGGACTTCGAGATTGGTTTTATAGATTCACACCATGATGTTATGGACCAAGAAGAAGGAATGATTGTTTCTGGATTTGAAAATCTAAAAGCTAAATTCCCAGAGCTTGATATTACTGTTCCGAGTATACCTTTTCCAAGAATAAAAATGACTGAAGCAAAAGAAATCCTTTCCAAAGAAGGAATTGCAAGTTCTGAAGACCATGACCTATCACCAGAAGAAGAACGCGCAATATGTGAATATGTAAAAAAAGAACACAATCACGAATTCGTTTTCATAACTGATTACCACAAATCAAAATCTGCTTTCTACCACATGAGATTGGAAGAGGGATCTGACAGATCTCGTCGCGCAGACTTACTTTTCCGAGGTATCGAAATAACGACACTTGCACAACGTGAGCATCGTATAGACATACTTGAAGCTCAGGCAAAGGAGAAGGGAATGTCACTTGAAGCACTGTCTGACTATCTAAATTTCTTCCGCTACGGCTGTCCTCCACATGGAGGTGCTGGAATTGGCCCAGGACGTCTTATAATGAAGATCTTAGACCTTCCAAACGTCCGTGAGGCGACATATCTACCGAGAGACGTGAAGAGACTTAATCCGTAA
- a CDS encoding ABC transporter ATP-binding protein gives MSLVLLAGVLTYVLIVLRTVGDGAKFQRENQKQWVHAWRARSDGLNNIATVKQFAAEEYETEKNRQNYTVKVLGAQRRLWELWSKINISQKIIVLATQAVILILSIKMLQVNSLTPGQVIAFNAYVGMVFNPFLRLGNMWRTIQNSIINVSDAHEILSIEPENYNEPGAVKKQINGDVEFKSVAFFHDERKLVLDDLSFSAPSGSVIAFVGKTGSGKTSLTELIYRFHDPKTGEILVDGIPIDKYDLTSLRSQIGIVPQEPVLFDTTIRENIMYPRKDVNQKVLNDAAKKADLLEFIKDQPDGWETIVGDRGVKLSGGQKQRIAIARALVANPKILILDESTSALDAETQRTIENSLKELMKGKTTFIVAHRLSAVRNADKICVLHKGKIVEEGTHDELIQIANGRYKKLYDLQFKEEEILIAEHELED, from the coding sequence ATGTCTCTAGTGCTTTTGGCTGGAGTTTTAACATATGTGCTGATTGTTCTAAGAACAGTTGGAGACGGTGCAAAATTCCAAAGAGAAAATCAAAAGCAATGGGTGCATGCATGGAGGGCAAGGTCCGATGGGTTGAACAATATTGCGACAGTAAAACAATTTGCCGCAGAAGAGTACGAAACTGAAAAGAATCGACAAAACTACACAGTTAAAGTACTAGGTGCCCAAAGAAGACTTTGGGAGTTGTGGAGTAAAATTAATATATCTCAAAAAATAATAGTCTTAGCAACTCAAGCAGTTATATTAATCTTGTCTATAAAAATGCTTCAAGTGAACTCACTAACACCAGGTCAGGTTATTGCATTCAATGCATACGTAGGCATGGTATTTAATCCATTCTTGCGACTTGGAAATATGTGGCGCACTATTCAGAATTCAATTATAAATGTTTCTGATGCTCATGAAATACTTTCTATTGAACCAGAAAATTATAACGAACCCGGTGCAGTAAAAAAGCAGATTAACGGAGATGTAGAATTCAAGAGCGTTGCATTCTTTCATGATGAGCGCAAGCTTGTGCTCGATGACCTATCGTTCTCTGCACCATCGGGATCTGTAATTGCGTTCGTAGGTAAAACTGGCTCTGGTAAGACATCGCTTACAGAATTGATATATCGATTCCATGACCCAAAGACTGGCGAGATACTCGTGGATGGAATTCCAATAGACAAATATGATCTCACAAGCTTGCGGTCACAGATTGGAATTGTCCCACAGGAACCAGTACTTTTTGACACTACAATCCGCGAGAACATAATGTATCCTCGCAAAGATGTAAATCAAAAAGTATTGAACGACGCAGCGAAAAAAGCTGACCTGCTTGAGTTTATAAAAGACCAACCTGATGGATGGGAGACAATCGTTGGAGACAGAGGGGTAAAGCTTTCTGGCGGACAGAAACAGAGAATCGCGATTGCACGAGCACTTGTGGCCAATCCAAAAATTCTAATCTTGGATGAATCAACTTCAGCGCTCGATGCAGAGACTCAGAGAACAATTGAAAATTCCCTCAAAGAACTAATGAAAGGTAAAACTACCTTCATAGTTGCTCATAGACTTAGTGCTGTGCGCAATGCAGATAAAATCTGTGTATTGCACAAAGGTAAAATTGTCGAAGAGGGAACTCACGACGAACTGATACAGATTGCAAATGGACGTTACAAAAAGCTCTATGACCTGCAGTTCAAGGAAGAGGAAATCCTCATTGCTGAGCATGAGCTTGAAGATTAA